A region from the Oscillospiraceae bacterium genome encodes:
- the ribF gene encoding riboflavin biosynthesis protein RibF encodes MDSPKASRAIALGFFDGVHIGHGVLLRRTAEAAARNGARPCALTFDSHPEALILDHAIPLLCTVEDRADLIRRLYGMQEVIFAHFDDALMHMSWRDFLQELLIGRFHATHVVAGYDFHFGYRGEGNAALLADACAQAGIGCDIIPRVELSGITVSSTYIRKLVAQGDIERARLFLGHPHSLSGFVGHGRKLASSWNMPTINFPLPAGIQSPAKGVYASTASWGDNRLYPAVTNIGTRPTVSCGAEIVVETHILGFTGDLYGHRIRLELHKFLRPEARFHTLEALTRQIELDIREARAFHQIADEV; translated from the coding sequence ATGGATAGCCCCAAAGCGAGCCGCGCCATTGCGCTCGGGTTTTTTGACGGCGTCCACATCGGGCACGGCGTCCTGTTGCGCCGGACCGCCGAGGCGGCGGCGCGCAACGGCGCGCGGCCCTGTGCGCTGACGTTTGACAGTCACCCGGAAGCGCTGATTTTAGATCACGCCATCCCTCTGCTGTGTACCGTCGAGGACAGGGCCGACCTGATTCGCCGCCTGTATGGCATGCAGGAAGTCATCTTTGCGCACTTTGACGACGCGCTGATGCACATGTCGTGGCGCGATTTTTTGCAGGAACTGCTTATTGGCCGGTTTCACGCCACGCATGTGGTGGCAGGCTATGACTTCCACTTCGGCTACCGCGGCGAGGGCAACGCCGCGCTGCTGGCCGACGCTTGCGCGCAGGCGGGGATCGGCTGCGACATCATCCCGCGTGTGGAGCTCAGCGGCATCACCGTCAGTTCCACCTATATTCGCAAACTCGTGGCCCAGGGAGACATAGAACGCGCCCGGCTTTTTCTCGGACACCCCCATTCGCTCTCCGGTTTCGTGGGGCACGGCCGCAAGCTGGCCTCAAGCTGGAACATGCCGACGATCAACTTCCCCCTGCCCGCCGGTATCCAGAGTCCGGCCAAGGGCGTCTATGCCAGCACGGCCTCCTGGGGAGACAACCGCCTCTACCCCGCCGTCACAAACATCGGGACCAGGCCAACCGTGAGCTGCGGCGCGGAAATCGTGGTGGAGACGCATATCCTGGGTTTCACGGGGGACCTCTACGGCCACCGGATCCGGCTGGAGCTCCACAAGTTTCTACGCCCGGAGGCGCGTTTCCACACTCTCGAGGCGTTGACGCGGCAGATCGAGCTGGACATTCGGGAAGCACGGGCGTTCCATCAGATCGCGGACGAGGTTTGA